The Lepidochelys kempii isolate rLepKem1 chromosome 5, rLepKem1.hap2, whole genome shotgun sequence genome window below encodes:
- the LOC140911884 gene encoding uncharacterized protein isoform X2, translating to MDASEPRSTRQEEEEGDTLTSLAACSPELLSSQEEGSQLQRLVLGGGQTPEEVPHATLRSQLSVLSLAERLQRIKKRPRRSKEDMLPEVMQQSLNEKSKSTGEGKGGSTSRMRITGTKAWSSCQALWSTKRTRYRLPISSLTVHI from the exons ATGGATgcttcagagcccaggtcaacaaggcaggaggaggaggagggagacacctTGACATCCCTAGCTGCATGCAGCCCGGAGCtgctctcaagccaggaggaaggtagccagttgcagcggctggtgcttgggggaggacaaacaccagaggaggttcccc atgcaaccttgagatctcagctgtcTGTGTTATCGctggccgaaagactccaaagaattaagaagaggccacgtagaagcaaagaggacatgttgcctgaagtaatgcagcagtcccttaatgaaaaatcaaaaagcacaggagagggaaagggagggtccaccagcagaatgcggatcacTGGCACCAAAGCATGGAGCAGCTGCCAAGCATTATGGAGCACGAAGCGGACGCGATACAG